The following proteins are encoded in a genomic region of Drosophila miranda strain MSH22 chromosome 4, D.miranda_PacBio2.1, whole genome shotgun sequence:
- the LOC108161481 gene encoding S-phase kinase-associated protein 1-like — protein MLRNMLQSSWLVDDGKPFVLSNITGTVLRMVLDWIQYHQDDPQDTEDAEKSSELQEWDANFVNVDQDTLHKLIMAACFLEIEGLVDVTCKAVANSIKGKTTAELREMFNLNEKNASA, from the coding sequence ATGCTACGCAATATGCTTCAGAGCAGCTGGCTCGTGGACGATGGCAAGCCCTTTGTGCTCTCGAACATTACCGGCACCGTTTTGCGCATGGTGCTGGACTGGATACAGTACCATCAGGACGATCCGCAAGACACAGAGGATGCGGAGAAGAGCTCGGAGCTGCAGGAATGGGATGCGAACTTCGTCAACGTCGACCAGGATACACTCCACAAGCTGATTATGGCAGCCTGTTTTCTGGAAATCGAGGGTCTGGTGGATGTGACCTGCAAGGCTGTGGCCAACAGTATTAAAGGAAAGACTACCGCTGAGCTGCGCGAGATGTTCAACCTCAACGAGAAGAACGCTTCGGCTTGA
- the LOC108161623 gene encoding S-phase kinase-associated protein 1-like — protein sequence MPEIALESSDGEVFVVDVKLVNFSKMLRNMLQSSWFVDDGKPFVLSNITGTVLRMVLDWIQYHQDDPQDTEDAEKEKSSELQEWDANFVNVDQDTLHKLIMAAYFLEIEGLVDVTCKAVANSIKGKTTAELREKFNLNEKNASA from the coding sequence ATGCCGGAAATTGCGCTGGAGTCCTCTGATGGCGAAGTCTTCGTTGTTGACGTGAAGCTAGTCAATTTTTCAAAAATGCTACGCAATATGCTTCAGAGCAGCTGGTTCGTGGACGATGGCAAGCCCTTTGTGCTCTCGAACATTACCGGCACCGTTTTGCGCATGGTGCTGGACTGGATACAGTACCATCAGGACGATCCGCAAGACACAGAGGATGCGGAGAAGGAGAAGAGCTCGGAGCTGCAGGAATGGGATGCGAACTTCGTCAACGTCGACCAGGATACACTCCACAAGCTGATTATGGCAGCCTATTTTCTGGAAATCGAGGGTCTGGTGGATGTGACCTGCAAGGCTGTGGCCAACAGTATTAAAGGAAAGACTACCGCTGAGCTGCGCGAGAAGTTCAACCTCAACGAGAAGAACGCTTCGGCTTGA